A portion of the Pseudomonas protegens CHA0 genome contains these proteins:
- a CDS encoding LysR family transcriptional regulator — MAAYNLRQLKYFITTVECGSVAEASRKLYIAQPSISTAIKGLEDSFGVQLLIRHHALGVSLTPSGARFYRKAQELLRMAKEFEQNALADNDVVAGQIDIGCFETVAPLYLPQLIAGFSALYPGVEIRIRDGEQQELVQGLTGGAFDLAILYEHDLDGTIETEPLMPPQRPYALLPAGHRYAKQPQVSLRDLCLEPMILLDVQPSRTYFVSLFEELGLTPQIAFSSPSIEMVRGMVGQGFGFSILVTRPHSPFSYDGKPVVCVDIVEDVTGSGLVAAWLKRGQLTKPARLFADYCKEHLAR; from the coding sequence GTGGCTGCCTACAATCTGCGTCAACTGAAGTACTTCATCACCACCGTCGAGTGCGGTAGCGTCGCCGAGGCATCACGCAAGCTGTACATTGCCCAGCCGTCGATCTCCACCGCCATCAAGGGCCTGGAGGACAGCTTCGGCGTGCAATTGCTGATTCGTCACCATGCCCTCGGCGTCTCCCTGACCCCCAGCGGGGCACGTTTCTACCGCAAGGCCCAGGAGCTGCTGCGCATGGCCAAGGAGTTCGAGCAGAACGCCCTGGCAGACAACGACGTGGTCGCCGGACAGATCGACATCGGCTGCTTCGAAACCGTGGCACCGCTGTACCTGCCACAACTGATCGCCGGCTTCAGCGCGCTCTATCCCGGGGTGGAAATCCGCATCCGTGATGGCGAACAGCAGGAACTGGTACAGGGCCTGACCGGTGGCGCGTTCGATCTGGCGATCCTCTATGAGCATGACCTGGACGGCACCATCGAAACCGAGCCACTGATGCCGCCGCAACGGCCTTACGCCTTGCTGCCGGCCGGCCATCGCTACGCCAAGCAGCCCCAGGTATCGCTGCGCGACCTGTGCCTGGAGCCGATGATCCTGCTGGACGTGCAACCGAGCCGCACCTATTTCGTCAGCCTGTTCGAAGAACTGGGGCTGACGCCGCAGATTGCCTTCAGCTCACCGTCCATCGAGATGGTGCGCGGGATGGTCGGCCAGGGCTTCGGTTTCTCGATCCTGGTCACCCGCCCCCACTCGCCTTTTTCCTACGATGGCAAGCCGGTGGTGTGTGTCGACATTGTCGAGGACGTCACAGGTTCAGGCCTGGTGGCCGCCTGGCTCAAACGTGGCCAATTGACCAAGCCGGCGCGGTTGTTCGCCGACTACTGCAAGGAGCACCTGGCCCGCTAG
- a CDS encoding LuxR C-terminal-related transcriptional regulator — protein sequence MTDLSPLQRPASAVIPALEGRFYRPPLPDGYVQRPRLCERLSAGLKGRLLLVCAPAGFGKSSLAVEFCQGLPDNWQSLWLGLSRRDSDPGRFLERLLAGLQQYFPQLGRQSLGLLKMRQRHQPFAFEEWLDGLLDELAVQLTGASPLLLVLDDYHLAQGPVLDRCLQFFLNHLPDGLLVLVTSRQRPDWHLARLRLSRQLLELHEQDLRLTHDESLSLLDRHSSSLRGEALENLIQRSEGWVAGLRFWLLAASEAGAGGALPQGLHGGEGLIRDYLLEEVIDCLPAEVQSFLYDTAPQERFCAELCDALREAHDSAEILGFLQAHQVFLVPLDEHGHWYRYHHLFSDLLRTRPTANALVPAASLHLRACRWFNAQGLLDEAVEQALRAGHLDVAANLVQNLSEEQLLAEQNVGMLLRWKMDLPDSLLISTPRLIVLYSWALGLACQLDAAEELANHLSRFLPAPSATAQKSMLAQWLALSGIIARGRGQRENTLAYCSEALESLPPKRYGQRLMCLSTLSNLAITDADLWRARSLNRESLELAQRVGNPLFEALAHYDRARVLQARGEVLRAQEEVHQGLRRLQGLSAQRLYAVRARLTLYDGYLLTLRAQPEAGLLRLQAGLVEARACRDISVLIGHCVIAKQEGLGGEFSRAFAELAEAERLMHIWDVPPIYYLAMITLVKCELWLAQGRTDLAEAWLARLGQTYTGEQAAAPPEFHPQLPLHIELQQAQLESIKGDLSRAEQRLNRLVEHGQQSGRQLLSVMALTQKAALLLAAGRGPQARQDLAQALEAGVGGAVQPFMALLHGHPVWMREQLQQGVSTALTQALLERLPAASREPQEIVAHNESLSSRELSVLQLIAQGCSNQEISERLFISLHTVKTHASHINSKLGVERRTQAVARAQELGLLG from the coding sequence ATGACTGACCTGTCCCCCCTGCAACGGCCTGCCAGCGCGGTGATCCCCGCTCTGGAGGGGCGTTTTTATCGACCCCCCCTGCCCGATGGATACGTGCAGCGGCCGCGTCTTTGCGAGCGTCTGAGCGCCGGGTTGAAGGGGCGATTGCTGCTGGTCTGTGCGCCTGCCGGGTTTGGCAAGAGCTCGCTGGCCGTGGAGTTTTGCCAGGGGCTGCCGGATAACTGGCAGAGCCTGTGGCTGGGGTTGAGCCGCCGGGACAGCGATCCCGGGCGTTTCCTCGAGCGTCTGTTGGCCGGTCTGCAGCAGTACTTTCCCCAATTGGGACGGCAGTCCCTGGGCCTGTTGAAAATGCGTCAGCGTCACCAGCCCTTCGCCTTTGAAGAGTGGCTGGACGGCCTGCTGGATGAGCTGGCGGTGCAATTGACCGGTGCCAGTCCGTTATTGCTGGTGCTGGACGACTATCACCTGGCCCAGGGGCCGGTCCTCGATCGTTGCCTGCAGTTTTTTCTCAATCACCTGCCCGATGGCTTGCTGGTGCTGGTCACCAGCCGCCAACGCCCGGACTGGCACCTGGCGCGGCTGCGGTTGTCCCGGCAACTGCTGGAGCTGCACGAGCAGGATTTGCGCCTGACCCACGACGAATCCCTGAGCCTGCTCGACCGGCACAGCAGTTCGCTGCGCGGCGAAGCCCTGGAAAACCTGATTCAGCGCAGCGAAGGCTGGGTGGCCGGGCTGCGTTTCTGGTTGCTGGCGGCATCCGAGGCGGGAGCCGGGGGCGCGCTACCCCAGGGCCTGCATGGCGGGGAAGGGCTGATCCGCGACTACCTGCTGGAAGAGGTCATCGACTGCCTGCCCGCCGAAGTGCAGTCATTCCTGTATGACACGGCGCCCCAGGAGCGGTTTTGCGCCGAGCTGTGCGATGCCCTTCGCGAAGCCCATGACAGCGCCGAGATCCTGGGTTTCCTCCAGGCCCACCAGGTATTCCTGGTGCCCCTGGATGAACACGGCCATTGGTATCGTTATCACCACCTGTTTTCCGACCTGCTGCGCACCCGGCCCACGGCCAATGCCCTGGTGCCAGCGGCCAGCCTGCACCTGCGCGCCTGCCGCTGGTTCAACGCCCAGGGGCTGCTCGACGAGGCGGTGGAGCAAGCGCTGCGCGCCGGGCACCTGGACGTGGCGGCCAACCTGGTGCAGAACCTGTCCGAAGAGCAACTGCTGGCGGAACAGAACGTCGGCATGCTGCTGCGCTGGAAGATGGACCTGCCCGACAGCCTGCTGATCAGCACGCCGCGGCTGATCGTGCTCTACAGCTGGGCCCTGGGCCTGGCCTGCCAGCTGGATGCGGCGGAGGAACTGGCCAATCACCTGAGTCGTTTCCTGCCGGCCCCTTCGGCCACGGCGCAGAAGTCGATGTTGGCGCAATGGCTGGCCCTGAGCGGAATCATCGCCCGTGGCCGCGGCCAGCGGGAAAACACCCTGGCCTATTGCAGCGAGGCCCTGGAAAGCCTACCGCCCAAACGTTATGGGCAGCGCCTGATGTGCCTGTCGACCTTGTCCAACCTGGCCATTACCGATGCCGATCTGTGGCGGGCCCGCAGCCTCAATCGTGAATCCCTGGAGCTGGCGCAACGGGTCGGCAATCCGTTGTTCGAAGCCCTGGCCCACTACGACCGTGCCCGGGTCCTGCAGGCCCGCGGCGAAGTGCTGCGGGCGCAGGAGGAGGTACACCAGGGGCTGCGGCGCTTGCAGGGCCTGTCGGCCCAGCGGTTGTATGCGGTGCGGGCCCGGTTGACCCTGTATGACGGTTATCTGCTGACCCTGCGCGCCCAGCCCGAGGCCGGCCTGTTGCGCTTGCAGGCCGGCCTGGTGGAGGCCCGGGCCTGTCGCGATATCAGCGTGCTGATCGGTCACTGCGTGATCGCCAAGCAGGAAGGCCTGGGTGGCGAGTTCTCCCGAGCCTTCGCCGAGCTGGCGGAAGCCGAGCGCTTGATGCACATCTGGGACGTGCCACCGATCTATTACCTGGCAATGATCACCCTGGTGAAATGCGAGCTGTGGCTGGCCCAGGGGCGTACCGATCTGGCCGAAGCCTGGCTGGCCCGCCTGGGCCAGACCTACACCGGCGAACAGGCGGCGGCGCCACCGGAGTTCCATCCGCAACTGCCGTTGCACATCGAATTGCAGCAAGCCCAGCTTGAAAGCATCAAGGGCGACCTGAGCCGGGCGGAGCAGCGCTTGAATCGGTTGGTCGAGCATGGCCAGCAAAGCGGCCGGCAGTTGCTGAGCGTCATGGCCCTGACCCAGAAAGCCGCACTGTTGCTGGCGGCCGGTCGCGGTCCGCAGGCCCGCCAGGACCTGGCCCAGGCTCTGGAGGCCGGGGTTGGAGGCGCGGTGCAGCCGTTCATGGCATTGCTCCATGGCCATCCCGTCTGGATGCGTGAGCAGTTGCAGCAGGGCGTATCGACAGCCCTGACCCAGGCGTTGCTGGAGCGGTTGCCGGCAGCATCGCGTGAACCTCAGGAGATCGTGGCCCATAACGAGTCCTTGAGCTCCCGGGAGCTTTCAGTGTTGCAGTTGATCGCCCAGGGCTGCTCCAACCAGGAAATCAGCGAGCGCCTGTTCATCTCGTTGCATACGGTGAAGACCCATGCCAGCCATATCAACAGCAAGCTGGGGGTAGAGCGCCGGACCCAGGCCGTGGCCCGGGCCCAGGAGCTGGGGTTGCTGGGGTAG
- a CDS encoding DUF1329 domain-containing protein translates to MKITKSLLHVGVLGLSLLATGVMAAVSADEAAKLGTSLTPMGAEMAGNAAGTIPAWKPLATNAGTVDSKGFLSNPYGSEQPLFTITAQNVEQYKDKLAPGQYAMFKRYPETFKMPVYPSHRGATVPADVFAAIKRNATSTNLVSGGNGLENFETAIPFPIPKSGVEVIWNHITRYRGGSVTRLVTQATPQANGSYSLVYFQDQFVFRDKMKDYDPKNPGNILFYFKQKVTAPARLAGGVLLVHETLDQVKEPRSAWVYNAGQRRVRRAPQVSYDGPGTAADGLRTSDNLDMYNGAPDRYDWKLEGKKEMYIASDSYKLDSPTLKYADIIKAGHINQDLARYELRRVWHVVATLKEGQRHIYAKRDFYIDEDTWQAAVIDHYDGRGQLWRVAEAHAENYYDKQVPWYALETLYDLQSGRYLALGMKNEEKQAYDFGFTATTSDFTPAALRQDGVR, encoded by the coding sequence ATGAAAATCACCAAGAGTCTGTTGCACGTCGGTGTGCTGGGACTGTCACTGCTGGCCACCGGGGTCATGGCCGCGGTCTCGGCCGATGAAGCCGCCAAGCTGGGTACCAGCCTGACGCCGATGGGCGCGGAAATGGCCGGCAATGCCGCCGGCACCATTCCGGCCTGGAAGCCACTGGCGACCAATGCTGGCACCGTGGACAGCAAGGGTTTCCTGTCCAACCCCTACGGCAGCGAGCAGCCGCTGTTCACCATCACCGCGCAGAACGTCGAGCAGTACAAGGACAAGCTGGCGCCGGGGCAGTACGCGATGTTCAAGCGCTACCCGGAAACCTTCAAGATGCCGGTCTACCCGTCCCATCGCGGGGCCACCGTGCCGGCTGACGTGTTCGCCGCGATCAAGCGCAACGCCACCAGCACCAACCTGGTGTCCGGCGGCAACGGCCTGGAGAACTTCGAAACCGCGATTCCGTTCCCGATCCCGAAAAGCGGCGTGGAAGTCATCTGGAACCACATCACCCGCTATCGCGGTGGCAGTGTGACCCGCCTGGTGACCCAGGCCACGCCACAGGCCAACGGCTCCTACAGCCTGGTGTACTTCCAGGACCAGTTCGTGTTCCGCGACAAGATGAAGGACTACGATCCGAAGAACCCGGGCAACATCCTGTTCTACTTCAAGCAGAAAGTGACCGCGCCGGCGCGCCTGGCCGGTGGCGTGCTGCTGGTGCACGAAACCCTCGACCAAGTGAAGGAGCCGCGCTCGGCCTGGGTCTACAACGCTGGCCAGCGCCGCGTACGCCGCGCCCCGCAAGTGTCCTATGACGGTCCGGGTACCGCTGCCGACGGCCTGCGTACTTCCGACAACCTGGACATGTACAACGGTGCGCCGGATCGCTACGACTGGAAGCTGGAAGGCAAGAAGGAGATGTACATCGCTTCCGACAGCTACAAGCTCGACTCGCCGACCCTGAAGTACGCCGACATCATCAAGGCCGGCCACATCAACCAGGACCTGGCTCGCTATGAGCTGCGCCGGGTCTGGCATGTGGTGGCAACCTTGAAGGAAGGCCAGCGCCATATCTACGCCAAGCGTGACTTCTACATCGACGAAGACACCTGGCAGGCAGCGGTGATCGACCACTACGACGGTCGTGGCCAGCTGTGGCGCGTGGCCGAGGCTCACGCCGAGAACTACTACGACAAGCAAGTGCCGTGGTACGCCCTGGAAACCCTCTACGACCTGCAGTCCGGCCGCTACCTGGCCCTAGGCATGAAGAACGAAGAGAAACAGGCCTACGACTTCGGTTTCACCGCCACCACCAGCGATTTCACCCCAGCCGCCCTGCGTCAGGACGGGGTTCGCTGA
- a CDS encoding DUF1302 domain-containing protein: MTSANQFWRRAKLPLAVGLASTLAGPAFGVSFNIGEIEGSFDSSLSVGASWSTAGRNKDLIGVNNGGKGLSQTTDDGHLNFNKGQTFSKIFKGIHDLELKYGDTGVFVRGKYWYDFKLQDEDLDFKNVSNDNRKEGAKSSGGQILDAFIYHNYSIADEPGSVRFGKQVVSWGESTFIGGGINSINPIDVSAFRRPGAEVKEGLIPVNMFYISQNLTENLSAEAFYQLEWDQTVTDNCGTFFSQPDNISDGCDDNLRLLAKRSTIAATAPGRAALAAMQARGVDVNEEGTLVRRSGDRDARDSGQFGAAFHYNFEPLDTEFGAYFMNYHSRAPIFSATAAPQSAYNIAPGFGTLAPVWIAGNSKYFVEYPEDIRLYGLSFSTTLPTGTAWSGEISYRPNAPVQLNSTDILYSAVRPLKGAFANASLLEGVAGQDLHGYRRKEVTQFQTTFTHFFDQVMGASRLTLVGEVGVTHVGGLESKSDVRYGRDPVFGPGALPATGGQNTCRALNSTTIAGAGPGADASNLSANCNNDGFTTATSWGYRGRAIWEYPDVFAGVNLKPNVAWSHDVKGYSPGPGGNFEEGRKAISLGLDAEYQNTYTASLAYTNFFGGDYSTVDDRDFLALSVGVNF; the protein is encoded by the coding sequence ATGACATCAGCAAACCAGTTCTGGCGCCGGGCGAAACTGCCCCTGGCCGTCGGTCTCGCCTCCACGCTCGCCGGGCCGGCATTCGGCGTCAGCTTCAATATCGGTGAAATCGAAGGCAGCTTCGATTCGTCCCTGTCGGTGGGGGCCAGTTGGTCGACCGCCGGGCGCAACAAGGACCTGATCGGGGTCAACAACGGCGGCAAGGGCCTGTCCCAGACCACCGATGACGGCCACTTGAACTTCAACAAGGGCCAGACCTTCTCGAAGATCTTCAAGGGTATCCATGACCTGGAATTGAAGTACGGCGATACCGGTGTGTTTGTCCGTGGCAAGTACTGGTATGACTTCAAGCTCCAGGACGAAGACCTGGACTTCAAGAACGTCAGCAACGACAACCGTAAAGAGGGCGCCAAGTCTTCCGGCGGGCAGATTCTCGATGCCTTCATCTATCACAACTATTCCATTGCCGATGAGCCGGGCTCCGTGCGTTTCGGTAAGCAGGTGGTGAGCTGGGGCGAAAGTACCTTCATTGGTGGCGGTATCAACTCGATCAACCCGATCGACGTGTCGGCGTTCCGCCGTCCCGGTGCCGAGGTCAAGGAAGGTCTGATTCCGGTCAACATGTTCTACATCTCCCAGAACCTGACCGAGAACCTGTCGGCCGAAGCGTTCTACCAGTTGGAATGGGACCAGACCGTTACCGATAACTGCGGCACCTTCTTCTCGCAGCCGGACAACATTTCCGATGGCTGTGACGACAACCTGCGACTGCTGGCCAAGCGTTCGACCATCGCCGCCACGGCACCGGGGCGCGCGGCCCTGGCCGCGATGCAGGCTCGTGGTGTCGACGTCAACGAAGAAGGCACGCTGGTGCGTCGCAGTGGCGACCGCGATGCCCGTGACAGCGGCCAGTTCGGTGCGGCGTTCCACTACAACTTCGAGCCGCTGGACACCGAGTTCGGCGCCTACTTCATGAACTATCACAGCCGAGCGCCGATCTTCAGTGCCACGGCGGCACCACAGTCGGCTTACAACATTGCTCCTGGCTTCGGCACTTTGGCGCCGGTATGGATCGCCGGTAATTCGAAGTACTTCGTTGAGTATCCAGAAGACATTCGCCTGTATGGCTTGAGTTTCTCCACCACCCTGCCTACGGGGACGGCCTGGAGCGGTGAAATCAGCTACCGGCCGAATGCGCCTGTACAACTCAACTCTACCGATATTCTCTATTCCGCCGTTCGACCTCTGAAGGGGGCATTTGCCAACGCCTCGTTGCTTGAAGGTGTAGCGGGGCAGGACCTTCACGGCTATCGCCGCAAAGAAGTCACTCAGTTCCAGACCACCTTCACGCACTTCTTCGATCAAGTCATGGGCGCCAGCCGTCTGACGCTGGTGGGTGAGGTGGGGGTTACCCACGTCGGCGGTCTCGAGAGCAAGTCGGATGTCCGCTATGGACGTGATCCGGTGTTTGGTCCTGGCGCCTTGCCAGCCACCGGCGGGCAAAACACCTGTCGTGCGCTTAACTCCACCACCATTGCCGGTGCAGGTCCTGGCGCAGACGCCAGCAATCTGAGCGCCAACTGCAACAACGATGGCTTCACCACCGCCACCTCCTGGGGCTACCGCGGCCGTGCCATTTGGGAGTACCCGGATGTGTTCGCTGGTGTGAACCTCAAGCCGAACGTGGCTTGGTCCCATGACGTCAAGGGTTACTCGCCAGGTCCTGGCGGCAACTTCGAAGAAGGCCGCAAGGCCATCAGCCTGGGGCTGGATGCCGAGTACCAGAACACCTACACCGCGAGCCTGGCCTACACCAACTTCTTCGGTGGCGACTACAGCACCGTGGATGACCGGGATTTCCTCGCCTTGAGCGTTGGCGTGAACTTCTAA
- a CDS encoding fatty acid--CoA ligase, giving the protein MLQTRVIPPAEGAYQYPLLIKRLLMSGTRYEKTREIIYRDQLRYTYPTLIERVARLANVLTAAGVRAGDTVAVMDWDSHRYLECMFAIPMIGAVIHTINVRLSPEQILYTMNHAEDRFVLVNSEFVGLYQAIAGHLTTVEKTLLLTDAPEKTAELPNLVGEYETLLAAAGPQYAFEDFDENSVATTFYTTGTTGNPKGVYFTHRQLVLHTLGVSTIMGAIDSVRLLGTNDVYMPITPMFHVHAWGLPYVATMLGLKQVYPGRYDPEYLVELWRREKVTFSHCVPTILQMVLNAKAAQGTDFGGWKIVIGGSALNRALYEAAKAKGIQLTAAYGMSETGPLVSCAHLNDELMAGSEDERTTYRIKAGVPGPLVEAAIIDAEGNFLPADGEAQGELVLRAPWLSEGYFNEPQKGAELWEGGWLHTGDVATLDSMGVIDIRDRIKDVIKTGGEWISSLDLEDLISRHVAVREVAVVGIADPQWGERPFALLVIREGHEIGARELKEHLKPFVELGHLSKWAIPSQIALVTEIPKTSVGKLDKKRIRVDISEWQASNSTFLSTL; this is encoded by the coding sequence ATGTTGCAGACTCGCGTTATTCCTCCCGCCGAAGGCGCCTACCAATACCCACTTCTGATCAAGCGCTTGCTGATGTCCGGCACCCGCTACGAAAAAACCCGCGAGATCATCTACCGTGACCAGTTGCGCTACACCTATCCGACCCTGATCGAGCGGGTGGCGCGCCTGGCCAATGTGCTGACCGCGGCCGGGGTCAGGGCGGGGGACACCGTGGCGGTCATGGACTGGGACAGCCATCGCTACCTGGAGTGCATGTTTGCCATCCCGATGATCGGTGCGGTGATCCACACCATCAACGTGCGTCTGTCGCCGGAGCAGATTCTCTACACCATGAACCATGCCGAGGACCGCTTCGTGCTGGTCAACAGCGAGTTCGTCGGCCTGTACCAGGCGATTGCCGGGCACCTGACCACGGTGGAGAAAACCCTGCTGCTCACCGATGCCCCGGAGAAAACTGCCGAGCTGCCGAACCTGGTGGGCGAGTACGAGACCTTGCTCGCCGCCGCCGGCCCCCAGTACGCGTTCGAGGATTTCGACGAGAACTCGGTGGCCACCACCTTCTACACCACCGGCACCACCGGCAACCCCAAGGGCGTGTACTTCACCCACCGCCAGCTGGTGCTGCACACCCTGGGGGTGTCCACCATCATGGGGGCCATCGACAGCGTGCGCCTGCTGGGCACCAACGATGTGTACATGCCCATCACCCCGATGTTCCACGTGCACGCCTGGGGCTTGCCGTACGTGGCCACCATGCTCGGGCTCAAGCAGGTCTATCCCGGGCGCTACGACCCGGAGTACCTGGTGGAGCTGTGGCGCCGGGAGAAGGTCACCTTCTCTCACTGCGTGCCGACCATCCTGCAGATGGTGCTCAATGCCAAGGCGGCCCAGGGTACGGATTTCGGCGGCTGGAAGATCGTCATCGGCGGCAGTGCGCTGAACCGCGCGCTGTACGAGGCGGCCAAGGCCAAGGGCATCCAGCTGACGGCTGCCTACGGCATGTCGGAAACCGGACCGCTGGTGTCCTGTGCACACCTGAACGATGAACTGATGGCGGGCAGCGAGGACGAGCGCACCACCTACCGCATCAAGGCCGGAGTACCGGGGCCGCTGGTGGAGGCGGCGATCATCGATGCCGAAGGCAACTTCCTCCCGGCGGACGGCGAGGCCCAGGGCGAGCTGGTGCTGCGGGCGCCCTGGCTGAGCGAAGGTTATTTCAACGAGCCGCAAAAAGGCGCCGAGCTCTGGGAAGGCGGCTGGCTGCATACCGGTGACGTGGCAACCCTGGACAGCATGGGGGTGATCGACATCCGCGACCGGATCAAGGACGTGATCAAGACCGGTGGCGAGTGGATCTCCTCCCTGGACCTGGAGGACCTCATCAGCCGCCACGTGGCGGTACGTGAAGTAGCAGTGGTGGGCATTGCCGATCCGCAGTGGGGCGAACGCCCATTCGCCCTGCTGGTCATCCGCGAGGGCCATGAGATTGGCGCCCGCGAGCTCAAGGAACACCTCAAGCCCTTCGTCGAGCTGGGCCACCTGAGCAAGTGGGCGATTCCCAGTCAGATCGCCCTTGTTACTGAAATTCCCAAGACCAGCGTTGGCAAGCTCGACAAGAAGCGCATCCGCGTCGACATCAGCGAGTGGCAGGCCAGCAACAGCACCTTCCTCTCCACGCTCTGA
- a CDS encoding MFS transporter — MNQARNVIRYVNAAHVIDHMFMLIFPAAVLGMTQAFGLDYAGLIGLSLGGFIAFGACSLPAGWLGDHWSRRQMMLLFFFGIGGASILTGLSNSPSMLVIGLTLMGIFAAIYHPVGTAMLVAYAQNRGREIGINGMWGNLGVAFSALITGLLVAQFGWRSAFILPGSVAILLGVGFALQVRDEPAPARAHVPLKGKGGQQISMFLVFGVLALATATGGVVFNATTMTYPKLFQERLHELFTSPQTLGVVVSLAYAFGAVAQLLIGRVLHRFSLKWPFIILTLLQAPLLLAMADSQGWGVIVLGAAFMFVVFGQVTVNDAMVANFVAPQWQSRIFALRYCLSFGASATAIPLIALVEPRQGLSGLYLVLAGVAALTFAAALAFPRTPAEAAVGQSA; from the coding sequence ATGAATCAAGCCCGAAACGTCATCCGCTACGTCAACGCCGCCCATGTCATCGATCACATGTTCATGCTGATCTTTCCCGCTGCCGTGCTGGGCATGACCCAGGCCTTTGGCCTGGACTATGCCGGGCTGATCGGTCTGTCCCTGGGTGGTTTCATCGCTTTTGGCGCCTGTTCGCTACCGGCCGGTTGGCTGGGGGATCACTGGAGTCGGCGGCAGATGATGCTGCTGTTCTTTTTCGGCATCGGTGGCGCTTCGATCCTCACCGGGCTCAGTAATAGCCCGAGCATGCTGGTGATCGGGCTGACCCTGATGGGAATATTCGCCGCTATCTATCATCCGGTGGGCACCGCGATGCTGGTGGCCTATGCGCAGAATCGCGGGCGCGAGATCGGCATCAACGGTATGTGGGGCAACCTCGGCGTGGCCTTCTCGGCCTTGATTACCGGCTTGCTGGTGGCGCAGTTCGGCTGGCGCTCGGCGTTCATCCTGCCGGGGAGCGTGGCCATCCTTCTGGGTGTCGGCTTTGCCTTGCAGGTGCGTGACGAGCCTGCCCCCGCACGCGCCCATGTGCCGCTCAAGGGCAAGGGCGGGCAGCAGATCTCCATGTTCCTGGTGTTCGGCGTGCTGGCCCTGGCCACAGCCACTGGCGGGGTGGTCTTCAACGCCACCACCATGACTTACCCGAAGCTGTTCCAGGAACGCCTGCATGAATTGTTCACCTCGCCGCAGACCCTGGGGGTGGTGGTCAGCCTGGCCTATGCCTTCGGCGCAGTGGCGCAGTTGTTGATCGGCCGGGTATTGCACCGCTTCAGCCTGAAGTGGCCGTTCATCATTTTGACCCTGCTCCAGGCCCCGTTGCTGCTGGCGATGGCCGACAGCCAGGGTTGGGGTGTGATCGTCCTGGGTGCGGCCTTCATGTTCGTGGTGTTCGGCCAGGTCACGGTGAACGATGCCATGGTCGCCAACTTCGTTGCGCCCCAGTGGCAGTCGCGAATCTTCGCCTTGCGTTACTGCCTGTCGTTCGGTGCCAGTGCCACGGCGATTCCGCTGATTGCTCTGGTGGAACCGCGTCAGGGCCTGAGTGGCCTGTACCTGGTCCTGGCGGGGGTCGCGGCGCTGACGTTTGCCGCGGCGCTGGCCTTTCCCCGCACCCCGGCGGAGGCAGCCGTGGGGCAAAGCGCCTGA
- a CDS encoding AraC family transcriptional regulator, producing MLIDHFHHGPVSAYPRDYPDAGHQPLHRHREAQFLYAACGTMRLVTAQGAWVIPPSRAVWIPPLVEHEIFMVGEVRMRSLFIDPELSAPALRQCCVLAVTPLLRELILRAVQGPEQAENPLIQQLMLEEIAALENLPLHIPMPQDRRLQAICRTLIQTPDHPHTLEDWAQQVGASSRTLARLFQQQVQMNFNAWRQQVRLMEALPRLLAGESVHSVADSLGYGSARAFSAMFCRLLGDTPRHYVAALNQLSAINASR from the coding sequence ATGTTAATCGACCACTTCCACCATGGGCCGGTCAGCGCCTATCCCCGGGACTACCCCGACGCCGGGCATCAACCATTGCACCGCCATCGCGAGGCGCAGTTTCTCTACGCCGCCTGCGGCACCATGCGCCTGGTCACCGCCCAGGGCGCCTGGGTGATCCCACCGAGCCGGGCGGTGTGGATCCCGCCACTGGTGGAGCATGAAATCTTCATGGTCGGCGAGGTGCGCATGCGCTCTCTGTTCATCGACCCGGAGCTGTCAGCGCCCGCATTGCGCCAATGCTGCGTCCTGGCGGTCACACCGCTGCTGCGGGAGTTGATCCTGCGTGCCGTGCAAGGTCCGGAACAAGCGGAAAACCCCTTGATCCAGCAATTGATGCTGGAAGAAATCGCCGCCCTGGAAAACCTTCCGCTGCACATTCCCATGCCCCAGGACCGGCGCTTGCAAGCCATCTGCCGGACCTTGATACAGACCCCGGATCACCCCCACACCCTGGAAGACTGGGCGCAGCAGGTCGGCGCCAGTTCACGAACCCTGGCGCGGCTGTTCCAGCAGCAGGTGCAGATGAATTTCAATGCCTGGCGCCAGCAGGTGCGCCTGATGGAAGCCCTGCCACGCCTGCTCGCCGGGGAAAGCGTGCACAGCGTGGCCGACTCGCTGGGATACGGCAGCGCCCGGGCCTTCAGCGCGATGTTCTGCCGTTTGCTCGGGGATACGCCACGGCATTACGTGGCGGCCTTGAATCAGCTCAGCGCAATCAATGCATCTCGGTGA